The Streptomyces tendae DNA segment GCCGCTACGGGGTCTCCCGCGTCCCTGTGCGCGAGGCGCTGCGCACGCTGGAGGCCGAGGGCTTCGTGGTGACCCGGCGGCACGCGGGGGCGTGCGTCGCGGAACCCACCGAGCAGGAGGCCGCCGACCTGCTGGAGATGCGCCAGCTCCTGGAGCCCCTCGGTGCCTCCCGGGCGGCCCGGCGGCGCACCGACGCCCATCTCAAGGTGCTGCGCGGCCTGGTCAGGCTGGGGCAGGAACGCGCACGTCAGGGCAACAGTGACGACCTGCGCTCGCTGGGCGGCTGGTTCCACGAGACGCTCATCCAGGCCTCGGGGAGCCCCGCGCTGACCTCGATGCTGACCCAGCTGCGGCACAAGATCGAGTGGATGTACGCGGTCGAAGGGCCGGCGGATCCGGTCGCGTACTGGGCGGAGCACGGCGCGATCGTGGACGCCGTGGCCCGCGGCGACGGCGACCGGGCACGGACCCTCACGGCGCTGCACACCGAGCAGGCGAGCGCCGGGCACCGGCTGCGGTTCGCCTCCGGTGCCGACCGCGCCGTACGCGCGGAGCGTGTGAGGAACTCGCAACATCCCGTAAACATGCCGAGCCTGCGCCATTAACACGAGCCCCGTATACAAAGAGCGGGTAATTCGCGGGGGCTTTTTCTGCTGCCCGGAAAGAGAAATGCAAAAGGCCCGCCCGGTGGTCGGGACGGGCCTTTCGGTGCCGTGTGGACGACTGGGGAGAATTCCCCCGCGGCCGTCTGTGCGGCTATTCGTGCTCAGACGGTCTCGGGAAGCTCCTCGAGCCCCTCGGCGACCAGCTTCGCCAGACGGTCCAGGGCGGCGTCCGCGCCCTCGGCGTCGGAGGCGAGGACGATCTCCTCACCGCCCTGGGCGCCCAGGCCCAGGACGGCCAGCATCGAGGCCGCGTTCACGGGGGTACCCCCGGCCTTGGCGATCGTCACCGGGACGCCTGCGGCCGTGGCGGCTCGGACGAAGATGGAGGCGGGGCGGGCGTGGAGACCCTCGGCCCAGCCGACGTTGACGCGGCGCTCAGCCATGTGTTGCTGCCCTTCGCAGTTCAGGGTTGTCTAGACCAGTCTTCCATATCGTGGCGCGTGCCCGGAGCGGCGTCCGGAACGGCCCCGCGACCCCCGGGCCGCGGCCTCGGCCCGGCGGTCGTCCACCACAGACTGCCTCGCGCCGCCGTCGGATGCGAGCCGTAGTCTGGGGCCCATGCAGACCGCGTCGGACCGCCACGAGTACCCCGCCCACTGGGAGGCCGACGTGGTGCTGCGCGACGGCGGCACCGCGCGCATCCGCCCCATCACGGCCGACGACGCCGAGCGGCTGGTCAGCTTCTACGAGCAGGTGTCGGACGAGTCGAAGTACTACCGCTTCTTCGCCCCCTACCCGCGGCTGTCCGCCAAGGACGTCCACCGCTTCACCCACCACGACTTCGTGGACCGGGTGGGGCTCGCGGCGACCGTCGGCGGCGAGTTCATCGCCACGGTGCGCTACGACCGCATCGGCGCCGGCGGACGGCCCGCGAGCGGAGCGGAGGCCGACGAGGCCGAGGTCGCCTTCCTGGTGCAGGACGCCCACCAGGGCCGGGGCGTCGCATCCGCCCTGCTGGAGCACATCGCCGCCGTCGCCCGCGAGCGCGGCATCCGCAGGTTCGCCGCGGAGGTGCTGCCCGCCAACACCAAGATGATCAAGGTGTTCACCGACGCCGGGTACACCCAGAAGCGCAGCTTCGAGGACGGAGTCGTGCGCCTGGAGTTCGACCTCGAACCCACCGACCGCTCCCTCGCCGTGCAGTACGCGCGCGAACAGCGCGCGGAGGCGCGCTCGGTGCAGCGGCTGCTCGCGCCCGGCGCGGTGGCCGTCATCGGCACCGGCCGCACCCCCGGGGGCGTGGGACGGAGCATCCTCGACAACATCCGGGACGCCGGGTTCACCGGCCGCCTCTACGCCGTGAACGGGGCGCTGCCGGACGGACAGAAGGAACTCGACGGCGTGCCCGCCTTCCGCTCGGTGCGCGACATCGACGGGCCCGTGGACCTGGCGGTTGTCGCGGTGCCCGCCGAACGGGTCCCCGACGTGGTCGCCGAGTGCGGCGAGCACGACGTCCAGGGGCTCGTGGTGGTGTCCGCCGGCTATGCCGAGTCCGGCCCCGAGGGTAAGGAACGCCAGCGCGCCCTGGTCCGGCAGGCCCGCAGCTACGGCATGCGGATCATCGGACCGAACTCGTTCGGCGTCATCAACACCTCGCCCGAGGTCCGGCTGAACGCCTCGCTCGCCCCCGACATGCCCCGCCCCGGCCGGATCGGACTCTTCGCCCAGTCCGGCGCCATCGGGGTCGCCCTGCTGTCGCGCCTGCACCGGCGCGGCGGCGGCGTCACGGGCGTGACGGGCGTCTCCACGTTCGTCTCCTCCGGCAACCGCGCGGACGTCTCCGGCAACGACGTCCTGCAGTACTGGTACGAGGACGCCGACACCGACGTCACCCTCATGTACCTGGAGTCCATCGGCAACCCCCGCAAGTTCACCCGCCTCGCCCGCCGCACCGCCGCGGCGAAGCCGCTGGTCGTCGTCCAGGGCGCACGCCACGGGGCGGGACCGCGCGGGCACGCCGTCCGCGCGACCCAGCTGCCCCACGCGACCGTGTCGGCGCTGCTGCGGCAGGCCGGGGTGATCCGCGTCGACACCATCACCGAACTGGTCGACGCGGGCCTGCTGCTCGCCCGCCAGCCGCTGCCGGCCGGGCCCCGGGTGGCGATCCTCGGCAACTCCGAGTCCCTGGGCCTGCTCACCTACGACGCCTGCCTCGCCGAGGGGCTGCGCCCGCACCCTCCGCAGGACCTCTCCACGGCCGCATCCGCGGCGGACTTCCACGCCGCGCTCTCCCGCGCGCTGGCCGACGACACCTCCGACGCCGTGGTCGTCACCGCCCTCCCGGCCGTGGGGGAGGGCCCGGTCGGCGACGCGGCCCTCGCCGAGGCGCTGCGCTCGGCGGCCGCCGCGGCACCGACCAAGCCCGTCCTCGTGGTCCACGTGGAGCTGGGCGGCCTCGCGGAGGCCCTGTCGGCCGCGACCAGCACGGCACCCCAGCCGGGCACGGTCTCCGGCCCGGTCCCGGCCGACGGGGACGCGACGGCGGACGGCGGCACTGGGGCGCAGGACGCCGAACCCCTCGCCCCGGCCGCAGCGTCCGCGCCGGTCCCCCCGCCCGAGGGCGCCCATCTCATCCCCGCCTACCCCGCCGCCGAGCGTGCCGTACGGGCGCTCGCGCAGGCCGTGGCGTACGGGCAGTGGCGGCGCGAGGCCGCCGACCCCGGCAAGGTGCCCGAGTACGAGGACATCGACGAACGCCGCGCCGCCGCCCTCATCGAGGGGCTGCTCTCCCGCGGCCAGGGCCTCACCCTCACCACCGACGCCACCTGCCAACTGCTCGCCGCCTACGGCATCCACGTGCACCGCGCCCTGCCCGCGTCCACCCCGGACGCAGCCGCCGAGGCCGCCCGCACCCTCGGCTACCCGGTCGCCCTCAAGGCGACCGCCCCCCACCTGAGGCACCGCGCCGACCTGGGCGGCGTCCGCCTGGACCTGGCCGACGAGGAACAGCTGCGCCGGGCGTACGGCGAGCTGACCGAGCTGTTCGGGGGCCCGGAGGAACTGCGCCCGGTGGTGCAGCGCATGGCCCCGCGCGGGGTCGACACCGTCGTCCGCGCGGTCATCGACCCGGCGGCCGGCGCCGTGCTGTCGTTCGGGCTCGCCGGGGCCGCCTCCCAGCTGCTGGGCGACATGGCGCACCGCCTGATCCCGGTCACCGACCGGGACGCGACCTCGCTGGTGCGGTCGATCCGCACCGCGCCGCTGCTGTTCGGCTGGCGCGGCTCGGCGCCCGTCGACACCCCCGCGCTGGAGGAGCTGATGCTGCGGGTGTCGCGGCTGGTCCACGACCATCCGGAGGTCGTCGCCGTCACCCTGGAGCCGGTCGTCGTCGCCCCGCACGGCGTGAGCGTCCTGGGCGCCTCCGTGCGCCTGGCCCCGCCGCCCGCCCGCGACGACCACGGGCCCCGGACCCTGCCCACGTACTGACCGGGGGCGAGCGGTGCCTCGCAGTCAGTGGCCACCCGTAGGATGGGCGACATGGCCAAGACCAGTACGACGACCCAGGGGCTGCGGGCGGCGATCGAACGCAGCGGCTACTACCCGGCTCTCGTGGCCGAGGCGGTGGAGGCCGCCGTGGGCGGCGAGCCCGTCCGGTCGTACCTGGTCCACCAGGAGACGACGTTCGACCAGAACGAGGTGCGGCGGCACGTGACCGTGCTCGTCCTCACCGGAAACCGCTTCATCGTCAGCCACACCGACGAGCAGGCCGCGGACAGCACCTCCTCCACCCCCTACGCCACCACCTCCACCGAATCGGTGAAGCTCGGCCGGATCTCGTCGATCGTGGTCAGCCGCGTCGTCGCCAACCCGGAGTCGTACACGCCGGGCACGCTGCCGCGCGAGATCGTGCTCACCATCGGCTGGGGTGCCGTCTCCCGCATCGACCTGGAGCCGGCCGCCTGCGGCGACCCCGACTGCGAGGCCGACCACGGCTACACGGGCAACTCCACGGCCGACGACCTGAGCCTGCGCGTCAGCGAGGCCGGTGACGGCCCGGAGACGGTGCGCCAGGCCCTGGTCTTCGCCCAGGCCCTGTCCGAGGCGACCGCGGACCTGCACTGATGGCTCACCCTCCGCCCGCCGCCCACGACCGGGGGCACCCGGCAGCGCACCTCTGGGACACCCACCCGGAGCCGCTCCCCGTCGACTCCGCCCCGGTACCGGCGTACGGCACCGGCTCCCTGGCCGACCTGCTGCCCACCCTCGCCGCCGGCCTCGGCGTCCCCGGCATGACCGCCGGGATCGACGAGCTCACCCCCGCCGACCGCAACTGCGTCTTCCTGATCGACGGCCTCGGCTGGGAGCAGCTCAAGGCCCACCCGGAGGAAGCGCCGTTCATGACGTCTCTGCTGGCCGCCTCCCGCGGCGGCACCGGACGTCCGATCACCGCCGGGTACCCGGCGACCACCGCGACCTCCCTGGCCTCCGTCGGCACCGGCCTGCCGCCGGGCGCCCACGGTTTGCCCGGCTACACCGTGCGCGACCCGGACACCGGCGAGCTGATGAACCAGCTGCGCTGGCAGCCCTGGACCCCGCCCGGCGCCTGGCAGCCGTACCCGACGGTCTTCGAACTGGCGCACCGCGCGGGCGTGCACGCCGCGCAGGTGTCCTCCCCGCACTTCGCCAACACCCCGCTGACCAAGGTCGCGCTCAGCGGCGGCACCTTCCAGGGACGGCTGTCCGGGGAGGACCGCATGGACACCGCGGCGGAGCAGCTGGCCGCCGCCGACCGCTCGCTGGTCTACACGTACTACGCCGAGGTCGACGGGGCAGGCCACCGCTTCGGCGTCGACTCCGACACCTGGCGCGGCCAGCTGATGTACGTCGACCGCCTGGTGCAGCGCCTGGCCGAGCAGCTGCCGCCGCGCAGCGCCCTCTACGTCACCGCCGACCACGGCATGATCGACGTGCCCTTCGACGAGCAGCACCGGATCGACTTCGACGAGGACTGGGAGCTGAAGGCGGGCGTCGCCCTGCTCGGCGGCGAGGGCCGCGCGCGCCACGTCTACGCGGTGCCCGGCGCCGCGGGGGACGTGCTGGCCTGCTGGCGTGAGGTGCTCGGCGAGCAGTTCTGGGTGGCCTCGCGCGAGGAGGCGATCGACGCGGGCTGGTTCGGCCCGTCGGTCGACGAGCGCGTCCACCAGCGGATCGGCGACGTGGTCGCGGCCGCCCGGGACGACGTCCTGCTCATCGCCTCCGAGCGGGAGCCGAGGGAGTCGGCGATGGTCGGCAACCACGGTTCCATGACCCCTGCCGAGCAGCTGGTCCCCCTGCTCGAAGTACGCTCCTGACGCGCGCCCCTGTTACTGATCCCTGCCGAAAGGTGCCCGACCCCCCATGTCCGAGCTGGTGTTCTTCTGCGGAACGATGGACTGCGGGAAGTCGACGCTGGCTCTGCAGATCGAGCACAACCGGTCGGCACGCGGCCTGGTCGGCATGATCTTCACGCGGAACGACCGGGCCGGCGAGGGCAAGCTGTCCTCCCGCCTGGGCCTGGTCACCGACGCGGTGGAGGTCGGTGACGGCGCCGACCTGTACGCCCACCTCGTCGACCACCTCTCGCGGGGGCGGCGCGCGGACTACGTGATCGCCGACGAGGCGCAGTTCCTCGCGCCCGAGCAGATAGACCAGCTCGCGCGCGTGGTGGACGACCTGGAGCTCGACGTCTACGCCTTCGGCATCACCACCGACTTCCGCTCCAAGCTGTTCCCCGGCTCCCAGCGCCTGGTCGAACTCGCCGACCGCGTCGAGGTGCTCCAGGTCGAGGCCCTGTGCTGGTGCGGCGCCCGCGCCACGCACAACGCCCGCACGGTCGGTGGCGTCATGGTCGTCGAGGGCGCCCAGGTCGTCGTCGGCGACGTCACCGGCTCCACGGACGAGATCGGCTACGAGGTCCTCTGCCGCCGCCACCACCGGCGCCGGATGACGGCGGCGACGGCGAGGGCGGCGGCCCTGGCACCGGACGTGCTGCCGGTGTCGTCGAGCTGACGACGCCCACGGGGCCGGATCAGTCCGCCGCCTCCAGCAGCAGCTCGGTGAGCTCTTTCGGCATCGTGACCATGCAGTCGTGCCCGGTGGGCAGTTCCCGTACCCGGGACGGGGACCCGTTGGGCTGGGTCGCGGGGACGGGGCGCCGGATGATGCCCTCCGGAGCCGCGCCCACGCAGTGGATGTGGGTGCGGGCGACCTGCCGCAGGGCTGGGTCGTCCAGGCGGGCCGGCTGTTGCAGGCAGCGGACCGGGTGGTCCGAGAGCATCCCGCGCAGCCACGACGCGTCCGCCGGGTCGGTCACGCCGAACAGGCCGAAAGGCGGGGGCAGTTCCGGAAGCGGCGCGATGCGCCAGGGGGTGTCCGTGGCCGCGGCGAGGTCGATCAGGTTCCGGGTGACGGGCTGCACCTCGAGCGCCGTCTCACCGTGTTCCGGCACCATCGCGTCCAGATACACCAGGTGCGCGACCCGCTCCGGGACCTCGTTCGCCGCCGACGAGATCACCAGTCCCGCGTAGCTGTGGCCGACCAGGATCACGTCGGTCAGGTCCTCGTCCTTGATCAGCCGGACGACGTCCTCGACGTGCGTGTCCAGGCCCACCTCGGGACCGAGCAGGTGCGCCCTGTCGCCGTAGCCGGTCAGGGAGGGGTGGAACACGCGGTGGCCGGCCGCTTCCAGCAGCGGGGCCACCCGCTCCCAGCACCGTCCGTCGTGCCAGGCGCCGTGGACAAGGAGGTACGTCGACACAGGGGTGCCTTTCGCGCAGGGGGCAGGGGAGGGAGGCGGTTCCCTTCCGTGCCTCGGTACGCTTCGGGAACCGCTCGTTCATCGTGGTGCACCCGCCCGGTCACGGGCAATAAGGCACATTTCGGTGACCCGGTTCCCCGGAGGTAACCATGACCCCACCCGACGGCTCGTCAGAGCCGGTACGCCGGCAGGACCCGTGCCGGACGGCCGACGTGCTGAACATCGTCGGCGACAAGTGGTCCCTGCTGGTCGTCCGCAACCTCAGCCAGGGGCCGCGCCGCTTCACCGAGCTCAAGCGCGCCACCACCGGCATCAGCCAGCGCATGCTGACCGTCACCCTGCGCAGCCTGGAGCGCGACGGCATCCTCACGCGTACGGTCCACAACGTCATGCCGCCGCACGTCAGTTACGAGCTCACCCCGATGGGCGCGACCCTCCGCGAGGCCACCGCGCCCCTGCTGGAGTGGTCCACCCGCAACCTGGACGGCATCGAGTCCGCCCGGGCGGCCTACGACACCCGCGCCGAGTCCGCGCAGCCGACTCCCTCGTAAGGCCGGCCCGGCGGGGGTGCCCGCCAGGACCTAGCCGTCACGCCCGTGCCGCCGCCGCAGACCCTCCGCCAGGGGGGCCTTGGCGAAGGCGCCCGCCGCCAGCCGGGCCGCGACCGTGCGGCGCACGATCCGGTCGGTCAGCCCCGGGGCGTGCCGGGCCAGCGCCATCTCGGCCCGGCCGCGGCGGGTCGTCGCCACGTCGCGCGGGGCACGGCGGGCGGTCACCGCCGAGACCACGGCGGCCACCACGCCCTCCAGCGGCTCAGGCCGCGACACCCCGTCCAGGGAGAGCCCCGCCTCCCGCGTGCTGTCGTGGATCGGGCTGCGCACCATGCTCGGGTAGACGGTCGTCACCCCGACGTGCGTGCCGACCTCCAGCCGCAGCGTGTCCGCGTACGCGGCGAGGGCCCGCTTGGAGACCCCGTACGCGGCGGCCAGCGGCAGTGGCATCACCGCCATCCGCGAGGCGATGAACACCACCCGGCCGCGCGCCCGTTCGAGATGCGGGAGGGCCGCCGCCGTCACGTCCCAGGCGGCGAGCAGGTTGAGGTCCAGCTGGGCACGCACCTCCGCCGACGGCCGCAGCTCCGCGGGGGCGGGACCGCCCCGGCCCGCGTTGTTGACCAGGACGTCCACGCCCCCGCCGAGCAGCCGCACGGCCTCCTCGACGCCCTTGGTCACCGACTCCGGATCGGTCAGGTCGCAGCCCACCACCGGCACCGGCGCGGAGGCGTCGGCATGCAGGTCCAGGCCGACCACGCGGGCGCCGAGTTCGGTGAAGCGCGCCCCCAGCGCCCGGCCGAAGGTCCCCGCCGCGCCCGTGACGAGCACCCGCCGTCCCGCGAGCGGGGTCACCTCCCGCCCGCCGCCCAGGTCCCGCGCCACCTGGCGCAGGTACTGGTCGACGTCGATCCGCATGTGCGGCCGCTTGTCGCCCCAGCGTTCCCGCGCCGCGTGCAGCTCAGCGGTGACCGACGCCAGCATCCGGTCGCGCGGCGGCCTGCGCAGCCGTCCGGTCAGATGCGCGGCGAGCAGCCGGCTCTGCGCCTCCACGACCGGCAGCGCCGACCCCGTCGACTGCATCAGGCCCACGAAGGACAGGGCGTCGTCGTCCAGCGGGAACACGTGCCGGTACAGCGGCAGCCGGGCCGGGTCGGGGACCAGCGCCGGGTCCAGGAACGGCACGGTCGCCCGGTATCCGGTGCACCACAGCACGTGGTCCACCTCGTCCTCCCGTCCGTCCGTGAAGCGCACCCGGCGCCCCTCGAAGCGTTCGATGCCCGCCCGTACGCCGATCTTCCCGGCCCGCACCAGCGCGGGGACCGTGTCGCTCAGCGTCGGGTGGTCCTGGAGCACACCGTCCGGGGACGGGGGCAGCGCCGGGCCCCCGGTGCCGCGGGGCGCCAGCCGCAGCATCGTCTGCGAGAGCCGCTGGCGCAGCCGCCACGGCAGGACGGCCGCCAGCGCGCCGTTCCACTGGTCGGTCGGGCGGCCGAACAGCCGCTTCGGCAGCACCCATACGCCGCGCCGGGCCGAGATCAGCACCTCGTCCGCCTGTTCCGTCAACTCCGTCGCGATGTCCATCGCGGAGTTTCCGGTGCCGACGACCAGCACCCGGCGGCCCGCGAACTCGGACGGCTCGCGGTAGGCGTGCGCGTGCGAGGTGGTCCCCTCGAAGGCGCCGGGGTACGGCGGTTCGGGCAGACGCGGGGTGTGGTTGTGCCCGTTGGCGACCACGAGATGGGCGACCGACTCGTCGTACGCGCCGTCGGGGCCGGTCAGTTCGAGGAGCCAGCCGTCCTCGGAGCGCCGGGCGGCGACGAGCTCCGTGCCCGTGCGGAAGTGCTCCGTCACCCCGAAGCGTCCGGCGTAGTCGCGGACGTACGACAGCAGTTGGCCGCGTGAGGGGTAGTCCGGCCACTCCACGGGCATCGGGTGGTCGGCGAACTCGGTGCGGGGCCTGGACGTGTTGAGCCGCAGTCCCTCGTACGCGGCGGTGTCCGGGGCCAGGCGCCACAGTCCGCCCAACTCGTCGGCGCGCTCCACTCCGAACACCTCGACGCCCGCCTGGAGCAGCGCCTTCACGGCCGCGATGCCCGCAATGCCGCCGCCGACGACGGCCACCCGTCCCGGTCCCGCCGTGCCCCGCCCTGCGCCCATCGTGTCCGCGCCCTTCCCCGATTCGTGCAGCCGTCGCATACGGCTGCCCGTGGAGTTATTCCAACGTGCGATGGATTATTACGTCACTTCCGTCGCCGGCACCAGACCCCGGCCCGCCCGCGCCCTCGTCCGTCCCGTACAGGGCGTCGAGGAAGCGGCGCACCCAGAGCCGGAACTCGTAGCGCTCCCGCTCCCGTTCGGCGGGGGAGGCGGCGGCCAGCGCGGTGACGTGGCCGTGCGCCGCCCACACCAGGCTGCGCACCGTGACGTGCGGCGTGGTCTCGCGCACGGTCCCCGCCTGGGCGGCCTCCAGCAGCGCCCGCTCCACGTCGCCGTACAGCGGCAGCGCGTAGGCCCGGTCCAGGCCCGCGCCGCGCGTCGGGTCGAGCCAGCGGCGCAGCCACAGGAACGTGGTGTGCGGATGCTCCTCCAGGAAGTCCACGAAGCCCTCCGCGAGCGCGCGCAGCGCCGCGCCGAGGGGCTCGCCGCCGGCCGCCGCGGCCCGGTCCAGGTCGGCCACCAGCGGGGCGAGCGCCGCCCGCTCCGCCGCGTGCACCCTCTCGAAACAGGCGTCGTACAGCTCCTCCTTGGCGGGGAAGTGGTGGTGCAGGCTCGACACGTCGATGCCCACCCGCGCCGCGATGTCACGCAGCGAGGTCCCCTCCGGCCCCCGCGCGGCGAACAGTTCCGTCGCCTCCCGCAGGATCCGCTCGCGCGTGGAGGGCCCGTCCCGCTCCGCGCGCCGGGGCCGTCCCGGACCGCGCCGGGCGGGCCGCTCGTCGGGGGGTGTCTCGCTGCTCTTCCTCATCCGGCACAGTCTGGCTAGGATCCGCAGACCTCGCAATCCAACATCTGAGGGATTCATGAACGCCGCCACAGGATCCGAAGCCCCTCTCCCCGACGAGCGCGCCCCCGTCGCCGTGGCGGACACCGGGGACGGCGCCGACGTGCCCCGCCCCGCGCTCGTGCGCTACGCGCTCGGCTCGGCCGGCATGGGCGTCTACGTCACCGTCCCGGGGCTGCTGCTCCTGTACTTCCTGACCGACACCCTCGGGGTCGCTCCCTGGCTGGCCGGTCTGGCGCTGCTGGTCCCCAAGGCCGTGGACATCGTCCTGCACCCCTACGTCGGCTCCCTGTCCGACCGGGAGCGCGCCCGCCGGGGGACCAGGCTGCGTCTCCTGAAGGCGGGCTGTGCCCTCGCGCCCGCCTTCGTCGCGCTGTTCGCCGTCCCCGGGCCGGTGGCCGACCGGCCCTGGGCCGCCGCCCTGTGGGTCGCAGGCTGGTTCGTCGTCGCCAACGCCCTGTTCGCCGCGTACCAGGTGCCCTATCTCGCCACCCCCACCGACATGACGGTCGGCTACCACGGCCGGACCCGGGTGCTGTCCTTCCGGATGGTGGTCCTCACCGTCGGCATCCTCGTCGGCGGCGCGCTGGCCCCGCTGCTGGCGGGGGAGGGCGACACGGTCGGCCGCTACGTGGCCATGGCCGTGGTCCTCGGCGCGTTCACGGTGGTCTTCCAGTTCGTCGGCGTCGGCGGCGTCCGCGACCTCCTGCCCGCCCCGGACCCCGGCCGGCCGGCCCCGGAACGGGCCGCGCACGGCCCGGCCCTGGCCCAGGTACGGGACGTACTGCGCCGCAACCGTCCCTTCCGCGTGCTGGTCTCCTGCTACCTCCTGGTCTCCACCACGACCCACCTGGTCCTCGCCGGTCTGCCGTACTACGCCCGGCACGTACTGGACCGCCCCGGCTTCACCACCGTCCTCATGGCCGCGTTCGTCGCCCCCGCGCTGCTCACCACGCCCGTGTGGTTCCGCCTCTCGCGGAGCTGGGGCAAGCAGCGCTGTCTGCTGTTGTGCCAGGGGTTCTTCGCCGTCGGGGCGCTCGGCCTCGCGGCGGGGAAGGCGGCCGGGCTCGTGGTGCCGGTCCTGTGCACCCTCGTGCTGGGCGTGTGCTTCGCGGGCCTGCAGCTCTTCCCGTTCTCGATGGTCCCGGACACCGTCCGCGCGGGCGGCGGCGCAGAGACCGAACGCACCGGCGCCTACACGGGGGTGTGGACGGCGACGGAGGCGACGGGCGCCGCGGCCGGCCCCTACCTGTACTCTGCGGCCCTGGCCCTCGGCGGGTACGCGGCCGCGCGGGCCGGTGAGGAGGTCACCCAGTCGGACGGCGCGCACACGGCCATCCTGCTCGGCTTCACGCTCCTGCCCGCCCTCCTCATGGCGGCCGCCCTCGCGGTCCAGTTCCGCTACCGCCTCGACGCGGAACTCACCGGGCCTCGATCCCGGTGACCCTGCCCGCCGCACGGGCCGACGCGTCAGCGCGGGCCCCGTGCCGGTGCGGCCGACGCGTCAGCGCGGACCCCGTGCCAGGTGCGGCCGACGCGTCAGCGCGGAACCCGTACCAGCGCGAACCGGGCTCCCTCCGGGTCGGCCACCGTGGCGACGCGGCCGTGCTCGGTGTCCCGGGGCCCGGTGAGCACGTGGCCGCCCAGGTGGAGGACCTGGTCGACCGCGTCGTCGGTGTCCTCCACCGTGAAGTACGTCGTCCAGTGCGGCCCCCGGTCGCGGGGCAGCGCGTT contains these protein-coding regions:
- a CDS encoding winged helix-turn-helix transcriptional regulator; translation: MTPPDGSSEPVRRQDPCRTADVLNIVGDKWSLLVVRNLSQGPRRFTELKRATTGISQRMLTVTLRSLERDGILTRTVHNVMPPHVSYELTPMGATLREATAPLLEWSTRNLDGIESARAAYDTRAESAQPTPS
- a CDS encoding alkaline phosphatase family protein; the protein is MAHPPPAAHDRGHPAAHLWDTHPEPLPVDSAPVPAYGTGSLADLLPTLAAGLGVPGMTAGIDELTPADRNCVFLIDGLGWEQLKAHPEEAPFMTSLLAASRGGTGRPITAGYPATTATSLASVGTGLPPGAHGLPGYTVRDPDTGELMNQLRWQPWTPPGAWQPYPTVFELAHRAGVHAAQVSSPHFANTPLTKVALSGGTFQGRLSGEDRMDTAAEQLAAADRSLVYTYYAEVDGAGHRFGVDSDTWRGQLMYVDRLVQRLAEQLPPRSALYVTADHGMIDVPFDEQHRIDFDEDWELKAGVALLGGEGRARHVYAVPGAAGDVLACWREVLGEQFWVASREEAIDAGWFGPSVDERVHQRIGDVVAAARDDVLLIASEREPRESAMVGNHGSMTPAEQLVPLLEVRS
- a CDS encoding DUF5998 family protein, producing MAKTSTTTQGLRAAIERSGYYPALVAEAVEAAVGGEPVRSYLVHQETTFDQNEVRRHVTVLVLTGNRFIVSHTDEQAADSTSSTPYATTSTESVKLGRISSIVVSRVVANPESYTPGTLPREIVLTIGWGAVSRIDLEPAACGDPDCEADHGYTGNSTADDLSLRVSEAGDGPETVRQALVFAQALSEATADLH
- a CDS encoding GntR family transcriptional regulator, which encodes MRIPAHSVCTAIRDDIVAGVYERGGRLTEELLARRYGVSRVPVREALRTLEAEGFVVTRRHAGACVAEPTEQEAADLLEMRQLLEPLGASRAARRRTDAHLKVLRGLVRLGQERARQGNSDDLRSLGGWFHETLIQASGSPALTSMLTQLRHKIEWMYAVEGPADPVAYWAEHGAIVDAVARGDGDRARTLTALHTEQASAGHRLRFASGADRAVRAERVRNSQHPVNMPSLRH
- a CDS encoding alpha/beta fold hydrolase: MSTYLLVHGAWHDGRCWERVAPLLEAAGHRVFHPSLTGYGDRAHLLGPEVGLDTHVEDVVRLIKDEDLTDVILVGHSYAGLVISSAANEVPERVAHLVYLDAMVPEHGETALEVQPVTRNLIDLAAATDTPWRIAPLPELPPPFGLFGVTDPADASWLRGMLSDHPVRCLQQPARLDDPALRQVARTHIHCVGAAPEGIIRRPVPATQPNGSPSRVRELPTGHDCMVTMPKELTELLLEAAD
- a CDS encoding bifunctional GNAT family N-acetyltransferase/acetate--CoA ligase family protein, with translation MQTASDRHEYPAHWEADVVLRDGGTARIRPITADDAERLVSFYEQVSDESKYYRFFAPYPRLSAKDVHRFTHHDFVDRVGLAATVGGEFIATVRYDRIGAGGRPASGAEADEAEVAFLVQDAHQGRGVASALLEHIAAVARERGIRRFAAEVLPANTKMIKVFTDAGYTQKRSFEDGVVRLEFDLEPTDRSLAVQYAREQRAEARSVQRLLAPGAVAVIGTGRTPGGVGRSILDNIRDAGFTGRLYAVNGALPDGQKELDGVPAFRSVRDIDGPVDLAVVAVPAERVPDVVAECGEHDVQGLVVVSAGYAESGPEGKERQRALVRQARSYGMRIIGPNSFGVINTSPEVRLNASLAPDMPRPGRIGLFAQSGAIGVALLSRLHRRGGGVTGVTGVSTFVSSGNRADVSGNDVLQYWYEDADTDVTLMYLESIGNPRKFTRLARRTAAAKPLVVVQGARHGAGPRGHAVRATQLPHATVSALLRQAGVIRVDTITELVDAGLLLARQPLPAGPRVAILGNSESLGLLTYDACLAEGLRPHPPQDLSTAASAADFHAALSRALADDTSDAVVVTALPAVGEGPVGDAALAEALRSAAAAAPTKPVLVVHVELGGLAEALSAATSTAPQPGTVSGPVPADGDATADGGTGAQDAEPLAPAAASAPVPPPEGAHLIPAYPAAERAVRALAQAVAYGQWRREAADPGKVPEYEDIDERRAAALIEGLLSRGQGLTLTTDATCQLLAAYGIHVHRALPASTPDAAAEAARTLGYPVALKATAPHLRHRADLGGVRLDLADEEQLRRAYGELTELFGGPEELRPVVQRMAPRGVDTVVRAVIDPAAGAVLSFGLAGAASQLLGDMAHRLIPVTDRDATSLVRSIRTAPLLFGWRGSAPVDTPALEELMLRVSRLVHDHPEVVAVTLEPVVVAPHGVSVLGASVRLAPPPARDDHGPRTLPTY
- a CDS encoding HPr family phosphocarrier protein, whose translation is MAERRVNVGWAEGLHARPASIFVRAATAAGVPVTIAKAGGTPVNAASMLAVLGLGAQGGEEIVLASDAEGADAALDRLAKLVAEGLEELPETV
- a CDS encoding thymidine kinase, with product MSELVFFCGTMDCGKSTLALQIEHNRSARGLVGMIFTRNDRAGEGKLSSRLGLVTDAVEVGDGADLYAHLVDHLSRGRRADYVIADEAQFLAPEQIDQLARVVDDLELDVYAFGITTDFRSKLFPGSQRLVELADRVEVLQVEALCWCGARATHNARTVGGVMVVEGAQVVVGDVTGSTDEIGYEVLCRRHHRRRMTAATARAAALAPDVLPVSSS